Part of the Woronichinia naegeliana WA131 genome, TTGGGTTACAAATTGGCAAAAAAGATGTCTTAGGAACTGACCCGGCGGCGGATAGTGATGTTAGGGTTGTAGAGGTCAAAATTAGTCTTGATGCCGATTCGAGTCAAAAAGTACGAACATTAACAAACTTACAGGTAAATGTGATTATTCATTTGTGAAACTAGTTTCCTAGTTTATCTATGTATGCGATTTAAAACTCCCCTGGCCTGGTTACAACTTAAATACGAAAAAATGCGCCTCTGGGTAGCGATCGCGGGCATCAGTTTTGCTGTCGTGTTAATGTTTATGCAATTAGGTTTTCAGGCAGCCCTTTTCGATAGTGCGGTACAGGTTCAAAATAGTTTTAACGGTGATGTTTTTTTATTAAGTCCCCGCTCCACGGCCTTGATCGCCATGAAAGGTTTTTCAGAACGACGACTGTATCAAGCTCTTAAATTTCCTGAAGTGGAATACATTGCTCCCATTTATTTGGGTTTTGCTCAGTGGAAAAACCCCGATAAACCAACCTATTGGCGCAACATTCATATTATTGGTTTTGATATACGCTATCCTGTTTTTAATTTACCCAATTTTGACGCTAATTATCAAAAACTTCAACAGCCAGATGTGGTCTTATTTGATTCTGCTTCTCGTCCTGAATTTGGTAATATTGTTAAGGATTTTAAAACCAAGGGAAATGTACAAACCGAAATTGATAATCTCAGTTCAGGTTCTCGCCGTACTCAAGTTGTCGGTCTTTTTCAGTTAGGAACCTCTTTTGGCATTGATGGTAATTTAATCACGAGTCAGCTTAATTTTTTGCGTATTTTTTCTCAACGTCAAAAGGGATTAATTGAAGTCGGTTTAATCAAACTCAAGTCTGGAATTAATGCTGATCAATTTAAACAAAAATTACAAATTGCTTTGCCACCTGATGTTATTATTTTGACTAAACAGGAATGGATTGATTTCGAGAAAAATTATTGGATGACAAGCACCGCGATCGGTTTTATTTTTACCCTTGGAGTGGGCATGGGATTAATTGTGGGTATTGTGGTTGTTTATCAAATTCTCTATACGGATGTAACGGAACATTTGCGCGAATATGCAACACTCAAGGCGATCGGTTATCAACATCACTATTTTCTCTTTTTAGTCTTTCAAGAAGCTTTTATTTTGGCGATTTTAGGTTATGTTCCTGGTTTTTTAGTGTCATCAGGTTTATATCATTTAGCTAAACAGGCAACCTTATTACCGATTATGATGACTCAGGAACGCATCTTACTGGTTTTTTCTTTGACCCTCTTGATGTGTTTCCTCGCAGGAGCGATCGCTATTCAAAAACTACAAGCAGCTGATCCTGCGGATATTTTCTAGCTGATATTTTTTAATTTTGTATTTTTTAAGGTTTGGCAAGGAACCCCTTGATTTTTATTCCGTCTCTGTTTACAATTCAATTGGTTTAGCCATTCTGCATTTTCAAGAGTTCCAAACCATGCTGTTTAACGTTCTCCATTCTTACCGACCTTCCCTTTCCCTCTGGCCTCTCTCCTTGGGCTTGCTGCTTTGGAATGGAAGTTTATTGCCCGCATTGGCAGATAGTGCAACCGATTGGAACCAGTTTGATGTTTGTGTAACCGACTTGACGACTAGCGGGGTGGATGGGAACCAGGCCAAGTCTGCCTGTGCGGGGGCGTTAATTCCTAAACAATTGTCCGAATGCGTTGTAATGATTCGCAATGGCTCTCCCCTGGAAGCGACTCCTGCGCTACAGGCTTGTTATCAAGTTCGTCGTCCAGTGGATTTGGGCAATTGTGTCGTTGATATTCAAAATAGTGTTCTTGGTGGTTATACTTCTCCTACCGATACCGCCACGGGTGTGAGCAGTAATGATTTATCTCTATTAGCGTTGAATTCTTGCCGTGAAAGTCTTTTGCCGGGACGACATTCGGAATGTGTGATTGCCTTGAGCCGAGATAATACGACTTCATCTCCCCAGATAGCGATGGACACTTGTCTAGCGGCGGAAGATTTCCCAAGAGATTTATTCCCGACCTATAGCCAAACCCAGGAAAAGGCGCAATAAAATAGAAAATATAATCTTGGCATAGTCATTGCTTGGAATTTTAGTGCTGCGGGTGACATCAATGTTTTTTTCCAAGCGACCCTATGTCACCTATTTGTTGATTGGATTTAACTTGTTGATGTTTGCCCTGGAAGTTAGGGAAGGGGGCAGCCAGAATTTGGATACCCTATCTCAATTAGGGGCTTTGGAACCGCTTCTGGTTCAGCAAGGACAACTGTGGCGATGGGTTACAGCCAGTTTTCTGCATTATGGCATCGGTCATCTCAGCATCAATATGTTGGGACTGTTTTTTCTAGGGGCGATCGCCGAGCGAAATTTTGGCCCAATCCGTTACCTGTTGCTGTATCTCGGTAGCGGCTGCGGTAGCATGGCTTTAATTACTTTTTGGTTTTTAAGCACTAATCAAACTAATCAAATCTTGGTGGGAGCCTCCGCCGCCATTATGGGATTGATCGGAGCAATGGCAAGTCAATACTGGCAGGACTGGTGGCATTTCCGCAGTCGTTTTGCTGCTCGGAGATTGCTAATCTTAGGGATGGTTATCAGTTTACAATTTTATCTTGACTTTCAGATTCCCCAGGTTAGTGTTGTCAGTCATGGACTAGGAATGATATTAGGTTTTTTGCTTGGTTTAATGTTACTCAGTAGCGAGTGCCAGCTTAATAACTTTGATTAATACCCGGCAAACCCAAAACAAAACTGGCCAATCCAAACACATCACGAATCGGCTGGGTTAATATACGAAATCCCTCAAAAATATCCCCTAAAATGGTGCGACTGACCACAATGACATCATTATCTTGAAGGGGAACGTTTTGAGAGACATCAAAGTTTTCCACCATGCCAGTGGGGTTCAGAGAGCGCGCAACCACTTTTCCCTGTTGAGGATCAAAACGGAGTAAGGTGACATCTTCTTTGAGAACGAGGGGCACGGTGGCGGGTAGGGACGCGACTGCATCCAAAAAAGTACTACCACTAGGCAACACCAAAGAACGGACTGCAATGCCAGTGGGTTGACTAGGAAGGAGAACTCGCACAGTCATATTCGGTTTAATCAGATTACTTTTGGCAATTAAGCGTTGATCATAGTCTCGATCCTTGCCGATTTCTCGTTTGGCAACAATGATGGTATCGCCACCCTGAAGACGCAGTTGTGGAAATTGGCCCCCCTGAAGTAAAGGTGTGTAGAGGTCAACTCGTTCTTCAAGGGAACTACCATCAATAAGAGTACGGCGAATAATCACTGATCGCAAATCAGCTTGTTCTGTTGTGCCGCCAGCAGTGGATAGCACAGTGCTTAAAACA contains:
- the devC gene encoding ABC transporter permease DevC, whose protein sequence is MRFKTPLAWLQLKYEKMRLWVAIAGISFAVVLMFMQLGFQAALFDSAVQVQNSFNGDVFLLSPRSTALIAMKGFSERRLYQALKFPEVEYIAPIYLGFAQWKNPDKPTYWRNIHIIGFDIRYPVFNLPNFDANYQKLQQPDVVLFDSASRPEFGNIVKDFKTKGNVQTEIDNLSSGSRRTQVVGLFQLGTSFGIDGNLITSQLNFLRIFSQRQKGLIEVGLIKLKSGINADQFKQKLQIALPPDVIILTKQEWIDFEKNYWMTSTAIGFIFTLGVGMGLIVGIVVVYQILYTDVTEHLREYATLKAIGYQHHYFLFLVFQEAFILAILGYVPGFLVSSGLYHLAKQATLLPIMMTQERILLVFSLTLLMCFLAGAIAIQKLQAADPADIF
- a CDS encoding rhomboid family intramembrane serine protease: MFFSKRPYVTYLLIGFNLLMFALEVREGGSQNLDTLSQLGALEPLLVQQGQLWRWVTASFLHYGIGHLSINMLGLFFLGAIAERNFGPIRYLLLYLGSGCGSMALITFWFLSTNQTNQILVGASAAIMGLIGAMASQYWQDWWHFRSRFAARRLLILGMVISLQFYLDFQIPQVSVVSHGLGMILGFLLGLMLLSSECQLNNFD
- a CDS encoding polysaccharide biosynthesis/export family protein; translation: MGDAVTVTLPDFPEFGFTGVIDNEGKVQVPILGRVAIAGLTLDEIEAKIGYELHRRYLQDVPSVSAVLTSSRPLELMIVGEIVRPGYYIFPFGTVLSTVLSTAGGTTEQADLRSVIIRRTLIDGSSLEERVDLYTPLLQGGQFPQLRLQGGDTIIVAKREIGKDRDYDQRLIAKSNLIKPNMTVRVLLPSQPTGIAVRSLVLPSGSTFLDAVASLPATVPLVLKEDVTLLRFDPQQGKVVARSLNPTGMVENFDVSQNVPLQDNDVIVVSRTILGDIFEGFRILTQPIRDVFGLASFVLGLPGINQSY